GTTGAAGCCCGGTTCGCGCCCTGGCTCGACGCGGAGCGGATGACAGCGGTGTTAGACCTGTGCGCCGGCAGTGGCTGCATCGGCATTGCTGCGGCTGCGCATCTGCCGCAGGTGCGGGTCGATCTCGCAGAGCGCTCGCCGGCGGCCCTGCAGGTCGCGGTCAGCAACCTGCAACGCCTGACAGACGCCGCCGGGCTCGAGGACCGGGTGCGCGTGATTGAGTCGGACTTGTTCACCGCGCTGTCGGGATTCCAATACGATCTTATCCTCTCCAATCCGCCCTATGTCGGCCAAGCCGAGCTTGCCACCCTCCCGCCCGAATACGCCCATGAGCCGGTGGCTGCCTTCGCCGCCGGCGAGCAGGGGCTTGATTTGGTTCTGCGCATTCTTCGCGATGCGCCGGAGTATCTCACCGACCAAGGGGCGCTGATCGTTGAAGTCGGTAACACCGCAGCTGTGCTACAGGAGCGGTTGCCGCAGGTGCCATTCCTGTGGCTAGAGTTCGAGCGCGGCGGCGAGGGCGTTTTTCTGCTCCATCGCGAGCAGCTGATCGATTATCATGGGAAGTTCGCACAGGCAGCGACAGCGAACTGACGCTTGCAATAATTCAGCGCCAATGATGTTGTGCCGACCAATTCATGCCAACACTTTCATATTAGACCCATGCTTGACCAAACGCAGACCTCCCAAGCGCAGATGGCCGATCAGCGCACCGTTTTCGACCTCGACCTGATCAAGCGCTACGACCAGAGCGGCCCGCGCTATACCTCCTACCCCACCGCGGTCGAATTCCACGATGGCTTCAACGAGGCCGCCTACCGCGCCACCTGCGAACGCAGCAACTCGAGCAAGCGTCCGCTGTCGCTGTATTTTCACATCCCTTTCTGCGACACCCTGTGCTTCTACTGCGCCTGCAACAAGGTCGCCACCAAAGATCGCAGCCTCGCCCAGCCTTACCTCGAGCGCATGTACCGCGAGATGGAGATGCAGAGCGCGCTCTTTGATGATGACCGCGTGGTCGAGCAACTCCACTGGGGCGGCGGCACCCCGACCTTCATCAGCCAGCAGCAGATGCGTGAGCTGATGGATCAGACGCGCAAGAATTTCCGCCTGCTTGATGATGACAGCGGTGAGTATTCCATTGAGATCGACCCGCGCGAGGCCGGAGGCGACACCGTCAAGCTGCTGCGTGAGCTGGGCTTTAACCGCATGAGCCTCGGCGTGCAGGATTTTGACACCAAGGTGCAGAAAGCCGTCAACCGCATTCAGACCGAGGCTGAAACCATGGCAGTGCTTGAGGCCGCGCGCAAGGTTGGCTTTGGCTCTATCAGCATCGATCTCATCTACGGCCTGCCCTTCCAGGACCCGGATGAATTCAGCAAGACACTCGATAAGGTCATCGATGCCGCGCCCGAGCGGGTGTCGGTATTCAACTACGCCCACCTGCCATCACGCTTCAGCCCGCAGCGACGCATCAAGGATGATGATCTGCCGCCGCCTCAGGTCAAACTCGACATCTTGCAAATGACCATCGAGCGCCTGACCGACGCCGGTTGGCTCTACATCGGCATGGACCATTTCGCCCGTCCGGACGATGAGCTGGCGCTGGCGCAGCGCAATGGCACCCTCTATCGCAACTTCCAGGGCTACTCCACCCATGCCGACGCCGACCTGATTGGCCTGGGTGTCACCTCCATCGGCAAGGTGGCCAACACCTATGGCCAGAACCAGCGCGAGATGGAAGCCTACAACGCCGACATCGACGCCGGCCGCCTAGCCGTCTTCCGCGGCATTGAGCTCAATCGCGACGACGAACTGCGCCGCGATGTCATCACCCGCCTCATCTGCAACTTCAAGCTCGACTACGCCGAGGTCGAGCGCGTGTGGGACATTCAGTTTAGCGACTACTTCGCTACAGGCCTGAGCAAACTGAAGAACATGGAAGCCGATGGCCTGCTCGAAACTGACGCTGGTGGCATCCGCGTCCTGCCCAAAGGCCGACTACTCATCCGCAACATCTGCATGGCCTTCGACGCCTACCTCGAGGCCAAGCAAGGGCCGGTTGGCTTCTCGAAAGTGATCTGAGCGGGGCGCTCAGGTGGATACGGCAGGAGAGGGTCGAGGAGGAGGGTAAAGACACGCGACCCAAGCAAAACCTGCTTGAGTCTGTATCTGCGGGATAGCAGCGAGTGAGCAATTAGCTCACCGCTGCTATTCAGTTAGCAATTTCCAGTTGGAAATTATTTCTTGACAGCAGGCCAGATCGTCACATCGGCGGTGAACTCGCCAAAGTCTCTCACAAGCAGGCTGTCTTTGTGGACAAGGACGGAGCCTACATTGTCGAAGAGTTCAACGCGCGCTTCATTTGCGACACCGCGACTGGCGATGACCTCAACTATGCCGTCGCCATTCAAATCTTCTGCAGATGGCCGGACAGCACCTGAGCTGCCACCGTATTCTTGACCCGAAAGCTCCGCAAAACCAAAGGGCAGCAAATAGCCATCCGGCTCCGAGTGGAAGAGTTCCATGGTGCCGTCAGCACCCTCACCGAGGCCAAGAATGACGTCGTCGCGTCCGTCCTGGTCGAGATCCCCGGTTGCTGGCCAGGTTTCCCCGTTAACGCCGGCATAATCAAGCCAGCTCAAGGAAAAAAACTGGTCGTCACTGCCTAACAAGGCGCTTGGCTGCCCGGGTTCGGAGGGAGTCATTCCGGTGATGCCATCTTTAATGACAAAATTCCCGCCACCGTTGCTATTGGCAATGTTCGCAGTCGTGCCAAGGCCGATAATCAATTCTGAAACACTGTCGCCGTCGATATCACCGAGCGCTGGCCGTGTTTCGCCGTTCATCTGTGCGTACTCTGGCCAGCCAACTTCCGTCCAGCCGGAACTCACAAGGGTACCATTACCCTGGTCGTCCTCCTGGTAGGAGAAGACTTGCATCATACCGCCACCGCCGGCACCGAGCCCGACGATAATCTCGGCGCGGCCATCACCGTCGATGTCCCCGACCGCAGGAAGGGTCTCACCGTTTTGGCTGTTGTAGTCGACCCAGTCGATTTTTCCCCATGCCAAGGGCGTGAGGTCGTCATCGAAAACCTGAAAAATACCGCCCGGAACACCGGGAACGCCTTGAACAGGTCCTAGCCCAATGACCAGCTCGTCGCGGCCATCACCGTCGATGTCACCCGTTGCCGGGCGAGTTTCGCCGCTCAGCGCGTTGTATTCTGGCCAATCCAACAGGACGCGGTTTTCTTCGAGCCAATCAGGACTCAAGACCGATGTCCATCCACCATCTTGCGGGTAGGGACCGAACCCGGTGAGCAATTTTGGAATCACCGGGGCTTCGGCGGTGGCTGGCGAGAGGTCTGTGCTCGGGTCGCTACCATCGGCGAGGCTGCGTCCGCTAGCCTTTCTGCTGTTTGCCTGTCTGGAATTACCGACAGCACCGGCAGGGGAGCGAATTTGGTCTGATCTCGTGGGTCGAACCTGAGATTGGGTTTGAGGTTGGGCCTGGACCTCGTTCGATGCGGGCGACTCATTTCCTTGGCCGTCGTAAGCAGTCACAATAAAGTAGAAGGGCTGGTTGCCAGCGAGGCCACCAATACTATGTTGGGTGGTTTTGCCGACGTCGATGACCTCGGTGTAAGTGCCGGAGGCATTTCCGTAGTGGACGCGATACCCTGCCACTCGGCTGTCATCAACCGGGTCCCATGCAAGGTTGTATGTGGCTGCAAAAACGATCGAACTCGATAAACAGAACAACCCGCACAAAGCAGTTGTGGTATGCTTTGTGCTAGTATATCTTGTGCTAAATGCCGCCATCGTCTGGTAACCTCCTGTAGGTTCTGCCCTCGGGGTTCTATCCTAAATAATAGCAGGTTCCCGGAAAAATACGTCCTAAATCAGCCGCGTTCACTTGGCCGGCGATTGGTTGTTCGTGGATAAGTGGTCTGCGTCGATCACGGTTCCTAGCACTCGTAGCCCGAGGTAACGCGCCATTTGACGCTCGGACTTGAACGCTGCGTTTAAAAGCTCCTTGATGCCAACGACCAGCAAGAAGGTGATCATCAAGGCTGCAAAAGTGATCAGTGCTGGCGTCAGTTTTGCCCAGTGGAACGGAGAGCTTGCGCTGCCGGTGACAATGGATTGTTCCGGGTTCAGCACTGCTTGCGCCGGGGGTTGTTGGCCGTCGGCGCTTGAGCCTTCCGGTGTCGAAGCCGGTGTCGAAGTTTGGCCCGCGCGAGTGCTGCCGCTCTGAGCGCGTCTGATGAGCCGCTGGGAAAAAAATTCGACCAAGGCGACCCCAAGGGTTTCGCTCTGACCTTGGTAGCGGATGCGCAACTCCCCGGGCGAGGTGCGCTCGAAGGTCATGGTGTCGTGCACCACGCGGCCTAGGGCAAATTCGTTCAGCTGGACGTTATCAGGCAGCATTCCGGTCAGGCTCAATTGCTTACGGAGTTGCATCGTCGCGAACTGTTCGTTGAATAAACCCTCTGGCTCAGCAAGCAGCTGGGATAGCGGGATGACGTTGACCGGGCTATCGCTTGCTGCGATGGGCGGATCGCCCGCGAACGAAAACGCCTGGTATGCGAATGAAAGGTCCGGGCGGATGACGGCCCAGCCGCCGACGAGAAGCGAGACCGCAACAATGACCAACAGCCATGCCTTGTGCGCAACAATTGCGTGGCGGTATCGTCGAAAAAAGAAAAACATGGATTTAGTGCCAACCTAGCGGGTTTTCTGGGGGCGGAGTTGGTTATTCACAACGCCGAGGATATTCACGCCGGCACCCTCCAGTATTTTTTGGGATCTCCGGACATTTTGCCTTAGGGAAACGCCTGCTTGTACAACGAGAACCACGCCATCGGCGATTGCGCCGAGGATGACCGGGTCCATCATCTGGCGATTGGTCGGTATGACCGATGACGCATCAATGATGATAAATTGGTAAGACTGCTTGGCCTCCTCGATCAAGCGAGTGGCGATTTTGTACCAACCGCTGACCGAATGCGGCTCTTGGCGGCCGTGATCGGCAGGCGCTGTGATCATGTCGCAGTTTTCGATGCCGGTGGGGCGTGCAAGTTCCGCCACGCTGGCCGTTGTGTAGCGGTCAATCGTTTCCCCGATACCGAGTCCGAAGTACCCATGCAGGGCGGGGCGGAACCAGTTGCAATCAACCGCCAGAACAGAGCCTCTCCCCAGTAGCGCCGCCGACGCAGCAAGGGTGGCGGTCGTCAAGGTTTTCCCCTCATCGCGACATGCGCTCGTGACCAGCAGCGAGGCCGTCGGCTGGCGCCCGAGGGCATTGTCAACAGCGAGGAAAATTCGCCTTGATTCAGCGGCTTGCTCAAGGACTTTGCGGCGGTCCTCCAGCTCCTTCATGGTTCCGCTCCTGGCGTCAACTGCGCGCGGCACCATGCCCGGTTGCTCAAGATGGCAAAGGCGTCGTCAGGGCTCGGAGGCTGAGGTACGTCAGATCTCATGGGGCGGATCTCATGGAGGGCGGGACTCTATTAACGGTTGGGTTCGATATTGATCAATATCGGACAGAACAGCAAAGGTTACAACCAATCTCGGTTTTCAGCAACGACCGGGGCCAACAATTGAGCGGGGCATGGACGCTCATCGCCTTCTCAAAGGCCTGCTTCGGGGTGATAATGCCCGAGAAGGCGCCAAGACTGCAGCTAGACTGCGGCGGGGCGCTGCGCGAGCAAAACTGGCATGTGTCGGTCGGTGCAGGCCAAGCGCTTGATTTTTTATAGTCTACAGATAGAGGGAGCGACACTATGCAGCGGCAGCAGTTCTGTTCACGAGGGACATGGGCGACTTGGCTCAAGGTGGGGCTGTGCGGGATGGCCGTCCTCTCGGTTTCCTTGGCCGCGATGGCCAACGATGTGGCCGAGCCGCAAGGAGCCCCAGAAGCAACGACGGCCGAGTCCGTAGGTTACGGTCTGCAGCCGGGTGACATTATCCTCATCTCAATCTGGGGCGAGGAAGGGCTGGATCGGCCGGTACTGGTTGGCCCGGATGGGCGGATTTCCTTTCCGCTGGTCGGAAACCTCCAGGCTGGTGGGCGCACTGTCGAGGAGCTCACCGGCATTATCGCCAAGCGTGTCTCCCGATATGTGCCAAACCCGTTGGTGACCGTCAGTCTGCAAGACATCCCTGGTAACCGCATTTATATCCTCGGGCGGGTCAATAAGCCGGGCGATTTCGTCATCGGCCGCGACGTGCAGGTGATGCAGGCGTTGGCGATGGCTGGTGGCTTGACCGCATTTGCTGATCGAAAATCTATTAACGTGCTGCGCACCGTGGACGGCAAGCAGTTGCAGATTCCGTTCAACTACAAGGAAGTCGAACGCGGCAAGAACCTCCAGCAAAATATTCCACTTCAGGCTGGCGACGTCATCGTCGTGCCCTAGGCGGGACTGCTTG
Above is a genomic segment from Thiorhodovibrio litoralis containing:
- the hemN gene encoding oxygen-independent coproporphyrinogen III oxidase, producing MLDQTQTSQAQMADQRTVFDLDLIKRYDQSGPRYTSYPTAVEFHDGFNEAAYRATCERSNSSKRPLSLYFHIPFCDTLCFYCACNKVATKDRSLAQPYLERMYREMEMQSALFDDDRVVEQLHWGGGTPTFISQQQMRELMDQTRKNFRLLDDDSGEYSIEIDPREAGGDTVKLLRELGFNRMSLGVQDFDTKVQKAVNRIQTEAETMAVLEAARKVGFGSISIDLIYGLPFQDPDEFSKTLDKVIDAAPERVSVFNYAHLPSRFSPQRRIKDDDLPPPQVKLDILQMTIERLTDAGWLYIGMDHFARPDDELALAQRNGTLYRNFQGYSTHADADLIGLGVTSIGKVANTYGQNQREMEAYNADIDAGRLAVFRGIELNRDDELRRDVITRLICNFKLDYAEVERVWDIQFSDYFATGLSKLKNMEADGLLETDAGGIRVLPKGRLLIRNICMAFDAYLEAKQGPVGFSKVI
- a CDS encoding polysaccharide biosynthesis/export family protein, producing the protein MQRQQFCSRGTWATWLKVGLCGMAVLSVSLAAMANDVAEPQGAPEATTAESVGYGLQPGDIILISIWGEEGLDRPVLVGPDGRISFPLVGNLQAGGRTVEELTGIIAKRVSRYVPNPLVTVSLQDIPGNRIYILGRVNKPGDFVIGRDVQVMQALAMAGGLTAFADRKSINVLRTVDGKQLQIPFNYKEVERGKNLQQNIPLQAGDVIVVP
- a CDS encoding P-loop NTPase family protein, translated to MKELEDRRKVLEQAAESRRIFLAVDNALGRQPTASLLVTSACRDEGKTLTTATLAASAALLGRGSVLAVDCNWFRPALHGYFGLGIGETIDRYTTASVAELARPTGIENCDMITAPADHGRQEPHSVSGWYKIATRLIEEAKQSYQFIIIDASSVIPTNRQMMDPVILGAIADGVVLVVQAGVSLRQNVRRSQKILEGAGVNILGVVNNQLRPQKTR
- the prmB gene encoding 50S ribosomal protein L3 N(5)-glutamine methyltransferase, which produces MSHLPDLLADTQDLLTIGDFVRWATSRFQQAGLFFGHGTGNALDEACWLVADALHLDLPLGGDLYPCRLTPGERDEVAALLQRRVRERIPAAYLTGHAWFAGLEFSVDQSVMIPRSPIAELVEARFAPWLDAERMTAVLDLCAGSGCIGIAAAAHLPQVRVDLAERSPAALQVAVSNLQRLTDAAGLEDRVRVIESDLFTALSGFQYDLILSNPPYVGQAELATLPPEYAHEPVAAFAAGEQGLDLVLRILRDAPEYLTDQGALIVEVGNTAAVLQERLPQVPFLWLEFERGGEGVFLLHREQLIDYHGKFAQAATAN
- a CDS encoding FG-GAP-like repeat-containing protein, which produces MAAFSTRYTSTKHTTTALCGLFCLSSSIVFAATYNLAWDPVDDSRVAGYRVHYGNASGTYTEVIDVGKTTQHSIGGLAGNQPFYFIVTAYDGQGNESPASNEVQAQPQTQSQVRPTRSDQIRSPAGAVGNSRQANSRKASGRSLADGSDPSTDLSPATAEAPVIPKLLTGFGPYPQDGGWTSVLSPDWLEENRVLLDWPEYNALSGETRPATGDIDGDGRDELVIGLGPVQGVPGVPGGIFQVFDDDLTPLAWGKIDWVDYNSQNGETLPAVGDIDGDGRAEIIVGLGAGGGGMMQVFSYQEDDQGNGTLVSSGWTEVGWPEYAQMNGETRPALGDIDGDSVSELIIGLGTTANIANSNGGGNFVIKDGITGMTPSEPGQPSALLGSDDQFFSLSWLDYAGVNGETWPATGDLDQDGRDDVILGLGEGADGTMELFHSEPDGYLLPFGFAELSGQEYGGSSGAVRPSAEDLNGDGIVEVIASRGVANEARVELFDNVGSVLVHKDSLLVRDFGEFTADVTIWPAVKK